A region of Micromonas commoda chromosome 4, complete sequence DNA encodes the following proteins:
- a CDS encoding predicted protein produces MSSLAQQIYAGLGAPHRTLARPRATRGLRVVNMAGQKDGMGGPRNRTGRTHDPYSTPLRDANRDRLYGMLTARAAATLLTYLTELNKTTAQFFQEYMAKNPIPYAYWESGKVKDVSGETFIQGLLTMGPRHIDEKYRQSYITVDPPALAVRLLDIRLALRDEFVADLAWVKEENADIMKVACMSNLESSASLDCDIDFDNMDEDDNFGGIPEEEYIPSGSSVDRDDGPSWSYESMRGREIQGEGVDVD; encoded by the exons ATGTCGTCGCTAGCGCAGCAAATTTATGCCGGGCTCGGAGCCCCGCATCGCACTCtcgctcgcccccgcg CCACCCGAGGGCTCCGCGTCGTCAACATGGCCGGGCAGAAGGACGGCATGGGCGGCCCGCGCAACCGCACGGGCCGCACGCACGACCCCTACAGCACCCCGCTGCGCGACGCCAATCGCGACCGCCTCTACGGGATGCtgaccgcccgcgccgcggctacCCTGCTCACGTACCTGACGGAGTTGAACAAGACCACCGCCCAATTCTTCCAGGAGTACATGGCGAAGAACCCGATCCCTTACGCGTACTGGGAGAGCGGCAAGGTGAAGGACGTGAGCGGGGAGACGTTCATCCAGGGTTTGCTCACTATGGGACCGAGGCACATTGACGAAAAATACAGGCAGTCGTACATCACcgtcgacccgcccgcgctggcggtCAGACTTCTGGACATCAGACTGGCGCTGAGGGACGAATTcgtcgcggatctcgcgTGGGTGAAGGAAGAGAACGCGGACATCATGAAGGTGGCGTGCATGTCGAACCTCGAGTCGAGCGCGAGTCTGGACTGCGACATCGACTTCGACAACATGGACGAAGACGACAACTTCGGGGGCATCCCCGAGGAGGAGTACATCCCGAGCGGTAGTTCTgtggaccgcgacgacggaccgtCTTGGAGTTACGAGTCCATGCGCGGACGGGAGATtcagggcgagggcgtcgacgtggactGA
- a CDS encoding predicted protein, with translation MTSIWSIWLEPPPGGALEQRSCEFIKAQSARLKPHGASGPFAPHVTLVGGFECSLEEARKRTVQLAADLARIPVAPFVDVTKGERFHQCVYMRVEPNDQLATAHAIAAEAFGVKAGNGGGSPYMPHLSLVYGDVPESEKDACVAEAAAQLCGDVDVMGGWEATNISLWRTDVSDATCESWERVELVPLRKCSLVKWARFYEDYIKRTQSPDGSPRDSPRSAEG, from the coding sequence atgaCGTCCATCTGGAGCATCTGGCTCgagcccccgcccggcggcgcgctcgagcagaGATCCTGCGAGTTCATAAAGGCGCAGAGCGCCAGGCTCAAGCCCCACGGCGCGTCCGGGCCCTTCGCGCCTCACGtcaccctcgtcggcgggttcgagtgctccctcgaggaggcgcgcaaGAGGACGGTACaactcgcggcggacctcgcgcgcatacccgtcgcgccgttcgTGGACGTCACGAAGGGCGAGCGGTTTCATCAGTGCGTGTACATGCGGGTGGAGCCCAACGATCAGCTGGCCACCGcgcacgccatcgccgcggaggcgttcgGGGTCAAGGCTGGTAACGGCGGCGGATCTCCCTACATGCCGCACCTGTCGCTCGTGTACGGCGACGTGCCCGAGTCGGAGAAGGACGCttgcgtcgcggaggctgccgcacagctgtgcgggGACGTGGATGTGATGGGGGGATGGGAGGCGACCAACATATCGCTGTGGAGGACGGACGTGAGCGACGCCACGTGCGAGTCGTGGGAACGCGTGGAGCTGGTCCCTCTGCGAAAATGCTCGCTGGTCAAGTGGGCGCGCTTCTACGAGGACTACATCAAACGCACGCAGTCGCCGgacggctcgccgcgggactccccgaggagcgcggaaGGATAG